One genomic window of Neisseria sp. oral taxon 014 str. F0314 includes the following:
- the rpoD gene encoding RNA polymerase sigma factor RpoD, with amino-acid sequence MSKHTDEYHDQDDNRPLTVEEQRARLRQLIIMGKERGYITYSEINDALPDDMSDADQIDNIVSMISGLGIQVTEQAPDAEDILLSDNAATITDDDAVEEAEAALSSADSEFGRTTDPVRMYMREMGQVDLLTREDEIIIAKKIENALKNMVQAISACPGSVAEILALIEQVRNDEIRVDEVVEAIIDPNEVLLNELGLGHLENNASADDNNDSDNENDDESDDDEDDGNNDSDALSAANLEELKQKVLEHFVQIETAYTKMIEQLTKHHSRHAAYLEHRDAIASKLLEVRFATRQIESLSGSLRNRVDNIRKLEREIRDICLDRVHMDRDYFIRNFLPVITDLNWLENEIAKENAWSGALDRFRHAILEKQTELAEMEKETRISIGELKDINKNMVISEKETAAAKQEMIQANLRLVISIAKKYTNRGLQFLDLIQEGNIGLMKAVDKFEYRRGYKFSTYATWWIRQAITRSIADQARTIRIPVHMIETINKMNRISRQYLQETGEEPDSAKLAELMEMPEDKIRKIMKIAKEPISMETPIGDDDDSHLGDFIEDINNVAPADAAMYSSLHEVTKEVLESLTPREAKVLRMRFGIDMNTDHTLEEVGKQFDVTRERIRQIEAKALRKLRHPTRSDRLRSFLDSEDNKQ; translated from the coding sequence ATGTCCAAACATACCGACGAATACCACGATCAAGACGACAACCGCCCGCTGACCGTTGAAGAGCAGCGGGCGCGCCTGCGCCAGCTCATCATCATGGGCAAAGAGCGCGGCTACATCACCTATTCCGAAATCAACGACGCCCTGCCCGACGACATGTCGGATGCCGACCAAATCGACAACATCGTCAGCATGATTTCAGGCTTGGGCATCCAAGTTACAGAACAGGCACCCGATGCGGAAGACATCCTGCTGAGCGACAACGCCGCCACCATTACCGACGACGACGCCGTTGAAGAAGCCGAAGCAGCCCTCTCCAGCGCCGACAGCGAATTCGGCCGTACTACCGATCCGGTACGCATGTATATGCGCGAAATGGGGCAAGTCGACCTGTTGACGCGCGAAGACGAAATCATCATTGCCAAAAAAATCGAAAACGCCCTGAAAAACATGGTACAGGCCATTTCCGCCTGTCCCGGTTCGGTAGCCGAAATCCTCGCGCTGATCGAGCAGGTGCGCAACGACGAAATCCGCGTTGACGAAGTCGTCGAAGCCATTATCGATCCGAATGAAGTTTTGCTGAACGAACTCGGCTTGGGTCATCTGGAAAACAACGCCTCGGCCGACGACAATAACGATTCCGACAATGAAAACGACGACGAAAGCGACGACGATGAAGACGACGGCAATAACGATTCTGACGCCCTGTCCGCCGCGAATCTGGAGGAACTGAAGCAAAAAGTGCTGGAGCATTTTGTCCAAATCGAAACGGCCTATACCAAAATGATCGAGCAGCTGACGAAACACCACAGCCGCCATGCCGCCTATTTGGAACACCGCGACGCGATTGCCAGCAAGTTGTTGGAAGTACGTTTTGCCACCCGCCAAATCGAAAGCCTGAGCGGCAGCCTGCGCAACCGCGTAGACAACATCCGCAAACTCGAGCGTGAAATCCGCGACATCTGCCTAGACCGCGTCCATATGGACCGAGACTACTTCATCCGGAATTTTCTGCCGGTCATTACCGATTTGAACTGGCTGGAAAACGAGATTGCCAAAGAAAACGCATGGAGCGGCGCACTTGACCGTTTCCGTCATGCCATCCTTGAAAAACAGACCGAGTTGGCGGAAATGGAAAAAGAAACCCGCATTTCCATTGGCGAGTTGAAAGACATCAACAAAAACATGGTCATCAGTGAAAAAGAAACTGCCGCCGCCAAGCAGGAGATGATTCAGGCCAACCTGCGCTTGGTGATTTCCATCGCTAAAAAATATACCAACCGCGGCTTGCAATTCCTTGACTTGATTCAAGAAGGCAATATCGGGCTGATGAAGGCGGTCGACAAATTCGAATACCGGCGCGGCTACAAATTCTCGACTTACGCAACATGGTGGATTCGTCAGGCGATTACCCGTTCGATTGCCGACCAGGCGCGCACCATCCGCATTCCGGTGCACATGATTGAGACCATCAACAAAATGAACCGTATTTCGCGCCAGTATCTGCAAGAAACCGGCGAAGAGCCTGATTCCGCCAAACTGGCCGAACTGATGGAAATGCCGGAAGACAAAATCCGCAAAATCATGAAAATCGCCAAAGAGCCGATTTCGATGGAAACGCCGATTGGCGACGACGACGATTCGCATTTGGGCGACTTCATCGAAGACATCAACAATGTCGCCCCTGCCGACGCAGCGATGTATTCCAGCCTGCACGAAGTCACCAAAGAAGTGCTCGAAAGCCTGACCCCGCGCGAAGCCAAAGTGTTGCGTATGCGTTTCGGCATCGACATGAACACCGACCACACGCTCGAAGAAGTCGGCAAACAGTTTGACGTAACCCGCGAACGAATCCGCCAAATCGAGGCCAAAGCCCTGCGCAAGCTGCGCCATCCGACCCGCAGCGACCGTCTGCGCAGCTTCTTGGACAGCGAGGACAACAAGCAGTAA
- the dnaG gene encoding DNA primase, with translation MIPSEFIDELLAKVDVVDIIDEQVPLKKSGANYMACCPFHKEKTPSFSVSPSKQFYHCFSCGAHGSAIGFVMEHQGLSFPEAVQYLADRVGMTVPQVRGRNDNPEVRAERKKKQQTLEETVAAAADFYAQQLKFNPAAKEYLDKRGLSAEVIAHYGLGYAPDGWQPLAQVFQPYPNTALVDSGMVIANEGKHYDRFRHRIMFPIRDPRGQVIGFGGRVLDNSKPKYLNSPDTPLFDKGKNLYGLYEGRAAIKDAGRILVVEGYMDVVALSQFGIGYSVAALGTATTAEHVKILMRQTDDIYFCFDGDSAGRKAAWRALENALPQLKDGKSLHFLFLPEEHDPDSYVRAYGKAQFEDALLHQSKPLSEYFWDALSDGLNLNMQEGKAELVKTSSPLLAQITAPALGFLLKQRLSELVGIDPDNLAQLLGQEAPKRHVKQKSYKLPAISVKQPVMLTLVQRQIRSLLINPAWASYIDLPEYLPLTGDFACLANLAEMIKSHPQPPSSAQILEHMRGSPYETALNQIFQSALNSSDEMESGNEEDCESFKIGMKKLLNELKYSQIELLKQKSSQSGLNNYEKQLLMSLLISKAN, from the coding sequence ATGATACCGAGCGAATTTATAGACGAACTCCTGGCCAAAGTCGATGTGGTCGACATCATCGACGAACAGGTTCCGCTGAAGAAAAGCGGCGCGAACTATATGGCCTGCTGTCCGTTCCACAAGGAGAAAACCCCGTCTTTTTCCGTCAGCCCGAGCAAGCAGTTTTACCATTGCTTCAGTTGCGGCGCACACGGCTCGGCCATCGGTTTCGTTATGGAACACCAAGGGCTGTCGTTTCCCGAAGCGGTGCAATACCTGGCCGACCGCGTAGGCATGACCGTGCCGCAGGTGCGCGGGCGGAACGACAATCCGGAAGTCCGTGCCGAGCGTAAGAAAAAACAGCAGACACTGGAAGAAACCGTTGCGGCGGCGGCGGATTTCTACGCCCAACAGTTAAAATTCAATCCGGCTGCCAAAGAATATTTGGACAAGCGCGGCCTGAGTGCGGAAGTCATCGCCCATTACGGCTTAGGCTACGCGCCCGACGGCTGGCAGCCGCTTGCGCAAGTATTCCAACCCTATCCCAACACCGCGCTGGTGGACAGCGGCATGGTCATTGCCAACGAAGGCAAGCATTACGACCGCTTCCGCCACCGCATCATGTTTCCCATCCGTGACCCGCGCGGGCAAGTCATCGGTTTCGGCGGGCGCGTATTGGACAATTCCAAACCGAAATACCTCAACTCGCCCGATACGCCTTTGTTTGACAAGGGCAAAAACCTCTACGGCCTGTATGAAGGCCGCGCCGCCATTAAAGACGCGGGCCGTATTTTGGTGGTGGAAGGCTATATGGACGTCGTCGCCCTGTCGCAGTTCGGCATCGGCTACAGCGTCGCCGCACTCGGCACCGCCACTACCGCCGAGCACGTCAAAATCCTGATGCGCCAGACCGACGACATCTATTTCTGTTTCGACGGCGACAGCGCAGGCCGCAAAGCCGCTTGGCGCGCGCTGGAAAACGCCCTGCCGCAGCTCAAAGACGGCAAATCGCTGCATTTTCTGTTTCTGCCCGAAGAACACGACCCCGACAGCTACGTCCGCGCCTACGGCAAAGCCCAGTTCGAAGACGCACTGTTGCACCAAAGCAAGCCGCTCTCGGAATATTTCTGGGACGCTCTTTCAGACGGCCTCAACCTCAATATGCAGGAAGGCAAGGCTGAATTGGTGAAAACCAGCTCGCCGTTGCTGGCACAGATTACCGCGCCGGCATTGGGTTTCCTGCTGAAACAACGCCTGAGCGAACTGGTCGGCATCGACCCTGACAACCTCGCCCAACTGCTCGGGCAGGAAGCTCCCAAGCGCCATGTAAAGCAGAAAAGCTACAAACTGCCGGCCATATCCGTCAAACAACCGGTCATGCTGACACTGGTGCAGCGGCAAATCCGCAGCCTCTTGATAAATCCGGCATGGGCATCATATATAGACCTGCCCGAATATCTGCCCCTGACCGGTGATTTCGCCTGTTTGGCCAATCTGGCGGAAATGATAAAAAGCCACCCCCAGCCGCCGAGCAGCGCGCAGATTTTGGAGCATATGCGCGGGTCGCCCTACGAAACCGCATTGAACCAAATCTTCCAATCGGCACTCAATTCATCAGACGAGATGGAAAGCGGCAATGAGGAAGACTGCGAAAGTTTCAAAATCGGCATGAAAAAACTCTTGAATGAGTTAAAATACAGCCAAATTGAATTACTTAAACAAAAAAGCTCGCAAAGCGGGCTGAACAATTATGAAAAGCAGCTACTGATGTCGCTGCTGATATCGAAGGCGAACTGA
- a CDS encoding GatB/YqeY domain-containing protein — protein MSLRERLTEDMKTAMRAKDQVSLGTIRLINAAVKQFEVDERTEADDAKITAILTKMVKQRKDSAKIYAEAGRQDLADKENAEMEILYRYLPQMMSAEEIQAAVAAAVAQTGASGMADMGKVMGVLKTSLAGKADMGEVNKILKAVLSA, from the coding sequence ATGAGCCTGAGAGAGCGACTGACCGAAGACATGAAAACCGCCATGCGCGCCAAAGACCAAGTGTCTCTGGGCACCATCCGCCTGATTAACGCCGCCGTCAAACAATTTGAAGTGGACGAACGCACCGAAGCGGACGACGCCAAAATTACTGCCATCCTGACCAAAATGGTCAAACAGCGCAAAGACAGCGCCAAAATCTACGCAGAAGCAGGCCGTCAGGACTTGGCTGACAAAGAAAATGCCGAAATGGAAATCCTGTACCGCTACCTGCCGCAAATGATGTCCGCAGAAGAAATCCAAGCCGCCGTTGCCGCCGCCGTAGCGCAAACGGGCGCATCCGGCATGGCCGACATGGGCAAAGTCATGGGTGTGCTGAAAACTTCGCTGGCCGGCAAAGCCGATATGGGCGAAGTCAACAAAATCCTGAAAGCCGTATTAAGCGCCTGA
- the rpsU gene encoding 30S ribosomal protein S21 — MPAIRVKENEPFEVAMRRFKRAVEKTGLLTELRAREAYEKPTTERKRKKAAAVKRLQKRLRSQQLPPKMY; from the coding sequence ATGCCTGCAATCCGTGTAAAAGAAAACGAACCCTTTGAAGTCGCTATGCGCCGTTTCAAACGCGCCGTAGAAAAAACCGGCCTGCTGACCGAGCTGCGTGCCCGCGAAGCCTACGAAAAACCGACTACCGAGCGCAAACGCAAAAAAGCAGCCGCAGTGAAACGCCTGCAAAAACGTCTGCGCAGCCAACAGCTTCCCCCGAAAATGTACTAA
- a CDS encoding bifunctional (p)ppGpp synthetase/guanosine-3',5'-bis(diphosphate) 3'-pyrophosphohydrolase, translating into MPAPQPTAPYDALTAEARELLFRTASYLSENEQAELEKAVAFAFRAHDGQTRKSGEPYITHPLAVATQLAMWHMDIQGLCGGVLHDVLEDTGVSKIEMAAEFGDTIAEMVDGLSKLEKLKFEDQAEHQAESFRKLILAMTKDVRVIVVKLADRLHNMRTLGSMRPDKRRRIAKETLEIYAQIANRIGLNNAYQELQDLSFKNLHPNRYETLRKAMNNSRKNRRDVVGKVLHAFSQRLVGANIEAKIKGREKNLYSIHQKMLAKKLRFADVMDIYGFRVIVDSIPACYAALGALHTLYKPKPGRFKDYIAIPKSNGYQSLHTTLVGPYGLPIEVQIRTREMDAVAEGGVAGHWIYKSGENTVDQAVLHTNQWLKNILDLQASSANAIEFLEHIKVDLFPNEVYILTPKGKILTLPKGSTPIDFAYAVHTDIGHKTVAARINNTMMPLRTKLKTGDSVEIITSEHAKPNPAWLNFAVSSRARSAIRQYVKNLNHHDAIVLGENLLQKALSSLLPKDILLSDDLKEKYLADLNDKQTSFEEVLYNVGMGHTLPVSVAMHIAELAGEHFGSEIKLSPIKINGQETGRVHLAECCHPVSGDPVRAVLTKDRGMIIHRDICPTLLKTDPEQQLDAGWDNIGNQTYRTILLIQSADTHGLLALMAQAISSSGADIESVDTPSRTQDGTEGFVEFRFIVKTADLEQLNRIIHNLHTIPQVRKVIRN; encoded by the coding sequence ATGCCAGCCCCACAGCCCACCGCCCCTTACGACGCGCTGACTGCCGAAGCCCGCGAACTTCTGTTCCGCACCGCATCGTACCTCAGCGAAAACGAACAGGCAGAGCTTGAAAAAGCAGTTGCCTTCGCGTTTCGCGCCCACGACGGACAAACCCGTAAAAGCGGCGAACCCTACATCACCCACCCGCTCGCCGTCGCCACCCAGCTTGCCATGTGGCACATGGACATCCAAGGCCTGTGCGGGGGCGTGCTACACGATGTATTGGAAGACACGGGCGTATCCAAAATCGAAATGGCGGCGGAATTCGGCGATACCATCGCCGAAATGGTGGACGGCCTCTCCAAACTCGAAAAACTCAAATTCGAAGACCAAGCAGAGCATCAGGCCGAAAGTTTCCGCAAACTGATTCTGGCGATGACCAAAGACGTGCGCGTTATCGTCGTCAAACTCGCCGACCGCCTGCACAACATGCGTACGCTCGGCTCCATGCGCCCCGACAAACGCCGCCGCATCGCCAAAGAAACCCTCGAAATCTACGCACAAATCGCCAACCGCATCGGTCTGAACAATGCCTATCAGGAATTGCAGGACTTATCGTTTAAAAACCTCCATCCCAACCGCTACGAAACCCTGCGCAAGGCCATGAACAACAGCCGTAAAAACCGCCGCGACGTAGTCGGTAAAGTCTTGCACGCGTTCAGCCAGCGGCTGGTCGGAGCCAACATAGAAGCCAAAATCAAAGGCCGCGAAAAAAACCTGTATAGCATCCACCAGAAAATGCTGGCGAAAAAACTGCGCTTCGCCGACGTGATGGACATTTACGGCTTCCGCGTCATCGTCGACAGCATTCCCGCCTGTTACGCCGCGCTCGGCGCGCTGCACACCCTCTACAAACCCAAACCCGGCCGCTTCAAAGACTATATCGCCATCCCCAAAAGCAACGGCTACCAAAGTCTGCACACCACCCTCGTCGGCCCTTACGGCCTACCCATCGAAGTTCAAATCCGCACACGCGAAATGGATGCCGTCGCCGAAGGAGGCGTTGCGGGCCACTGGATTTACAAATCCGGCGAAAACACCGTAGACCAAGCCGTACTCCATACCAACCAATGGCTGAAAAACATCCTCGACCTGCAAGCCAGCAGTGCGAACGCCATCGAATTTTTGGAACACATCAAAGTCGACCTGTTCCCCAACGAAGTCTACATCCTTACCCCGAAAGGCAAAATCCTCACTCTGCCCAAAGGTTCCACACCCATAGACTTCGCCTATGCCGTCCATACCGACATCGGCCACAAAACCGTCGCCGCCCGCATCAACAACACCATGATGCCGCTGCGTACCAAGCTCAAAACCGGCGATTCGGTGGAAATCATCACCTCCGAACACGCCAAACCCAACCCCGCCTGGCTCAATTTCGCCGTTTCCAGCCGTGCGCGCAGCGCCATCCGCCAGTACGTCAAAAACCTCAATCACCACGATGCCATCGTCCTCGGCGAAAACCTGCTGCAAAAAGCCCTTTCCAGCCTGCTGCCGAAAGACATCCTGCTTTCAGACGACCTCAAAGAAAAATACCTTGCCGATCTCAACGACAAGCAAACCTCGTTTGAAGAAGTGCTCTACAACGTCGGCATGGGCCACACCCTGCCCGTTTCCGTCGCCATGCACATCGCCGAACTGGCGGGCGAACACTTCGGCAGCGAAATCAAGCTCAGTCCGATTAAAATCAACGGACAAGAAACCGGCCGCGTGCATCTGGCCGAATGCTGCCACCCCGTCTCGGGCGACCCTGTCCGCGCCGTATTGACCAAAGATCGCGGCATGATTATCCACCGCGACATTTGCCCCACCCTGCTCAAAACCGATCCCGAACAGCAGCTCGACGCCGGTTGGGACAACATCGGCAACCAAACCTACCGCACCATCCTGCTCATCCAGTCGGCAGATACTCACGGCCTGCTTGCACTGATGGCGCAAGCCATTTCCAGCTCCGGCGCAGACATCGAATCCGTGGACACGCCCTCGCGTACGCAAGACGGAACCGAAGGCTTCGTCGAATTCAGATTTATCGTCAAAACCGCCGATTTGGAACAACTCAACCGCATCATCCACAATCTGCACACCATCCCGCAGGTCCGCAAAGTCATCCGAAACTGA
- the rpoZ gene encoding DNA-directed RNA polymerase subunit omega, with protein sequence MARITTEDCTGKIPNHFDLTLVAARRARQLENGNTPLVDDIRHNKPTVTALREIAAGEIGMELLKRNK encoded by the coding sequence ATGGCCCGTATCACCACTGAAGACTGCACAGGCAAAATCCCCAACCACTTCGACCTGACGCTGGTCGCCGCCCGCCGCGCCCGCCAGCTTGAAAACGGCAACACCCCGCTGGTGGACGACATCCGCCACAACAAACCGACCGTTACTGCGCTGCGCGAAATCGCCGCCGGAGAAATCGGCATGGAACTGCTCAAACGTAACAAATAA